The sequence TGTTACCGATCTTAAAGCTTGCTTACTCTTCTATAAAGATGTTATGGAATTTCCAGTTAATATAGAAGATGAAAAAAGTGGTTATGCAGAGTTTCAAGTTGGTGGAATGAAACTCAGTTTATTTAGACAACAAGAAATGGCAGAAATTATTAGAACTACGGACAAACCAACTGAAGCAGAATGTCAAGATAAAGTAGCTTTGATTTTTACTGTGCATGATGTAGACCAAGAATATCACCGTTTATTGCATAAAAACATTAATTTTGTTACAGAACCTATGAATAACACAGATTATAGAATTAAAACAGTATATTTCCGAGATCCTGACGGTAATTTGATTGGATTGTATCAGTTTTTAGATTAGAATGTCTCTCTGATTTGCTCAAAGTAATAGTAGAAAACTAAAGTTGTGATGATATGAGTACATCGAACGAGTAATTCAGCATTAAAGAAATAGGTAACGATCGCATTAAAGCTTTAAGTGATAGAGTTTTTGCGATCGTGCTTACTTGTATTTTTTATTCGACATGAAGTTTTATTCTCTACATTTTGATTTCGATACTGTACATTAGACTTCTTGCGAAAGTACTTAAACTGTCATGTTGAGCCAAGCGAAACATCTCGCGAGATTCTGCGCTACATTACATTCCGCTGGGAATGATATTCATCATTGTTCGACTTTTCTCAAAATTTGTAGATTTGAACGAGCAGTAATGGCAGCGGAAAGATAAAA is a genomic window of Gloeocapsopsis sp. IPPAS B-1203 containing:
- a CDS encoding VOC family protein, with the translated sequence MKVTSAYTRLLVTDLKACLLFYKDVMEFPVNIEDEKSGYAEFQVGGMKLSLFRQQEMAEIIRTTDKPTEAECQDKVALIFTVHDVDQEYHRLLHKNINFVTEPMNNTDYRIKTVYFRDPDGNLIGLYQFLD